One segment of Rhinatrema bivittatum chromosome 14, aRhiBiv1.1, whole genome shotgun sequence DNA contains the following:
- the LOC115076147 gene encoding parvalbumin beta-like — protein sequence MSMTDLLSAKDIEAALSSVKAAESFNYKSFFAKVGLSNKSPDQVKQVFAILDQDKSGYIEEDELQLFLQNFNSGARALSDAETKAFLAAGDSDGDGKIGVDEFQALVRA from the exons ATGTCTATGACTGACTTGCTCTCAGCGAAGGACATCGAAGCTGCCCTGAGCAGCGTAAAAG CTGCTGAGTCCTTCAACTACAAGTCTTTCTTCGCCAAGGTCGGCTTGTCCAACAAGTCCCCAGATCAGGTCAAGCAGGTCTTTGCCATCCTGGACCAGGACAAGAGCGGCTACATTGAGGAAGACGAGCTCCA GCTTTTCCTGCAGAACTTCAACTCCGGTGCCAGAGCTCTGAGCGACGCAGAGACCAAGGCTTTCCTGGCAGCCGGCGACTCTGACGGGGACGGCAAGATCGGAGTGGATG AATTCCAGGCTTTGGTGAGGGCGTAA